From Zingiber officinale cultivar Zhangliang chromosome 5B, Zo_v1.1, whole genome shotgun sequence, the proteins below share one genomic window:
- the LOC121987694 gene encoding probable transcriptional regulator RABBIT EARS — MHAMRSYMEQARYWMWTATELSPDPTRLVLGRRLPSPSWEEKAFAADAAEAHSGGCVWPPRSYSCSFCRREFRSAQALGGHMNVHRRDRARLRSSRAEAPPEDEAIRERFLLSSSAAAAANPNPNSGPPRVQTLGEGELGCDSEEFGRKRWREEEEDGIMITDDNNKRRILTHIPKNSIDFLVSIASRSSDGGDLQKQIEEYVPVEELDLELKLGSDAPNQVHK; from the coding sequence ATGCATGCGATGCGATCGTATATGGAGCAAGCGAGATACTGGATGTGGACTGCCACCGAGCTGAGCCCGGACCCGACGAGGCTTGTTCTCGGTCGCCGACTGCCGTCGCCGTCCTGGGAGGAGAAGGCCTTCGCGGCGGACGCCGCCGAGGCCCACTCGGGGGGCTGCGTGTGGCCGCCCAGGTCTTACTCCTGCAGCTTCTGCCGCCGCGAGTTCCGGTCAGCGCAGGCGCTTGGCGGCCACATGAACGTGCACCGGAGGGACAGGGCGAGGCTTAGGTCGTCCAGAGCCGAAGCGCCGCCGGAAGACGAAGCCATACGGGAACGCTTCTTGCTGAGCAgctctgctgctgctgctgctaacCCTAACCCTAATTCTGGACCTCCTCGAGTTCAAACTCTCGGAGAAGGAGAATTAGGGTGCGATTCCGAGGAATTTGGTAGAAAGAGatggagagaggaagaagaagatgggatCATGATTACAGACGACAACAACAAGAGGAGAATACTGACTCATATACCAAAAAATTCTATCGATTTCTTAGTATCAATTGCCTCTCGTAGTAGTGATGGTGGCGATCTACAGAAGCAAATTGAGGAGTATGTGCCTGTTGAAGAGTTGGATCTCGAGCTTAAGCTTGGATCAGATGCCCCAAATCAAGTCCATAAGTAG